One genomic segment of Mycolicibacterium chubuense NBB4 includes these proteins:
- a CDS encoding sigma-70 family RNA polymerase sigma factor, whose amino-acid sequence MTALALVGARLRLVTADLDALLRQVARRDVDAFASFYDQTRARVYGLVTRVLRDPGYSEETTQDVYLQVWRSAESYDPSAGSPLAWLMTLAHRRAVDRVRSEQAASTRESRYGAANVDPPSDSVADSVILSDERQQVADCLATLTDTQRECIQLAYYDGLTYVQVSERLSANLATIKSRMRDAIRGLRRCLGVA is encoded by the coding sequence CTGACAGCGTTGGCGCTGGTAGGAGCTAGGCTACGGCTCGTGACCGCCGATCTAGACGCACTGCTGCGCCAGGTGGCCCGACGAGACGTCGACGCATTCGCCTCCTTCTACGATCAGACGCGGGCACGGGTGTATGGGCTGGTCACCCGCGTGTTGCGGGACCCCGGCTACAGCGAGGAGACCACGCAGGACGTCTACCTGCAGGTATGGCGCAGCGCGGAGAGTTACGACCCGTCCGCCGGGTCGCCCCTGGCCTGGCTGATGACGCTGGCGCACCGGCGCGCGGTCGACCGGGTGCGCTCGGAGCAGGCGGCCAGCACGCGGGAATCGCGCTACGGCGCCGCGAACGTCGACCCGCCGTCGGACTCCGTCGCCGATTCGGTGATCCTGAGCGACGAGCGCCAGCAGGTCGCGGACTGCCTGGCGACGCTGACCGACACCCAGCGGGAGTGCATCCAACTCGCTTATTACGACGGACTGACGTACGTCCAAGTCTCTGAGCGGCTGTCGGCGAATCTTGCGACGATCAAATCGCGGATGCGCGACGCCATCCGCGGCCTGCGCAGATGCCTGGGGGTCGCATGA
- a CDS encoding anti-sigma factor — protein MTRPDEPADLQSLATPYALHALGDGDVADIDRRLLGASADEAEEFFAEVRAVRETMAVLAAATAVEPPDHLRGRVLEQITEGSVRALPDRSRRWTRGVLAAAAAVAIGLGVLGVGLALRPTPQSSTADRVFAASDVRTVSGDIPGGGRATLVFSRERDSGVLVMNNVPKPAPGTVYQMWLVGADGPHSAGTMDAGAVAPSTTAVLPDLGSSRTLAFTVEPPGGSTYPTSPVFAELPLS, from the coding sequence ATGACCAGACCCGATGAACCCGCCGACTTGCAGTCGCTCGCGACGCCGTACGCGCTGCACGCGCTCGGCGACGGCGATGTCGCCGACATCGACCGAAGGCTCCTGGGTGCGTCCGCGGACGAGGCGGAGGAGTTCTTCGCCGAGGTGCGAGCCGTCCGGGAGACCATGGCGGTCCTCGCCGCGGCCACGGCCGTCGAGCCGCCCGATCACCTCCGGGGCCGGGTGCTCGAGCAGATCACCGAAGGGTCGGTCCGCGCGCTGCCCGACCGCTCCCGGCGCTGGACGCGCGGTGTGCTGGCCGCCGCGGCCGCTGTGGCGATCGGCCTCGGAGTGCTCGGGGTCGGCCTCGCCCTGCGGCCCACACCCCAGTCGTCGACCGCGGACCGGGTCTTCGCCGCCTCCGACGTGCGCACCGTGTCCGGCGACATCCCCGGCGGCGGCCGGGCGACGCTGGTGTTCTCGCGCGAGCGCGACTCGGGCGTGCTGGTGATGAACAATGTGCCTAAGCCCGCGCCGGGAACCGTGTACCAGATGTGGTTGGTCGGTGCGGACGGCCCGCACTCCGCGGGCACCATGGACGCCGGCGCAGTTGCGCCGTCGACCACCGCGGTCCTGCCCGACCTCGGCTCGTCGCGCACGCTGGCCTTCACCGTCGAACCGCCGGGCGGCTCGACGTACCCCACCAGCCCGGTGTTCGCCGAACTGCCGCTCAGCTAG
- a CDS encoding glutamate--cysteine ligase 2, translating to MTNAPTLGVEEEFLLVDPDSGAPVAKNRQVAEYAAEHGVDLQLELTRCQVETATDVAHTTADLRDQLLRLRRVASGAAEQAGARLLAVALPPTLPTEFPVTDTPRYRDIGERYGMIAHEQGICGCHVHVAVPDRDAAIDVGNRLRPWLPLLLSLTANSAIYRNADTGHASWRSVLWARWPSAGPPPHFGSADEYDAAVQMLCRAGVMRDDGMVYWDVRPSADFPTVEIRVADVPATVAETVLFAALVRGCVMTALDDGRRGEPVQPLAPYVLKAAYWKAARDGLDGDGVDLENHGAAPALTLAERLVERVRPALETAGDYEMVSTELARIAGEGNGAMRQQRVWRRRHDVSDVLAEAAAATLEAPS from the coding sequence ATGACCAATGCACCCACGCTCGGCGTGGAGGAGGAGTTCCTCCTCGTCGACCCCGACTCCGGCGCGCCCGTGGCGAAGAACCGGCAAGTCGCCGAATACGCCGCCGAGCACGGCGTCGACCTGCAACTCGAGCTCACCCGATGCCAGGTCGAGACCGCCACCGACGTCGCCCACACCACCGCCGACCTGCGTGATCAGCTGCTGCGTTTGCGCAGGGTGGCTTCGGGTGCCGCCGAGCAGGCTGGCGCCCGGTTGCTGGCCGTCGCGCTGCCGCCCACGCTTCCCACGGAGTTCCCCGTCACCGACACGCCCCGCTACCGCGACATCGGCGAGCGGTACGGGATGATCGCCCACGAGCAGGGGATCTGTGGTTGCCACGTGCACGTCGCAGTGCCCGACCGCGACGCGGCGATCGATGTCGGCAACCGGCTGCGGCCCTGGCTTCCGCTGCTGCTGTCGCTGACGGCGAACTCGGCCATCTACCGCAACGCCGACACCGGCCACGCCAGCTGGCGGTCGGTGCTGTGGGCGCGCTGGCCCAGCGCCGGGCCGCCGCCGCACTTCGGTTCCGCCGACGAATACGACGCGGCGGTGCAGATGCTGTGCCGCGCCGGAGTCATGCGGGATGACGGCATGGTCTATTGGGATGTGCGGCCGTCAGCCGATTTCCCGACCGTGGAGATCCGCGTCGCCGACGTTCCCGCGACCGTCGCCGAGACGGTGCTGTTCGCCGCGCTGGTGCGCGGCTGCGTCATGACCGCGCTCGACGACGGACGACGGGGAGAGCCGGTGCAGCCGTTGGCGCCGTACGTGCTCAAGGCCGCGTACTGGAAAGCCGCCCGCGACGGACTCGACGGTGACGGCGTCGATCTCGAGAACCATGGCGCGGCGCCGGCGCTGACGCTGGCCGAGCGCCTCGTCGAGCGGGTTCGGCCGGCCCTCGAGACGGCCGGCGACTACGAGATGGTGAGCACTGAGCTGGCGCGGATCGCCGGGGAAGGCAACGGTGCGATGCGACAGCAACGCGTGTGGCGGCGCCGCCACGACGTGTCGGACGTGCTGGCCGAGGCGGCCGCGGCGACGCTGGAAGCGCCTAGCTGA
- a CDS encoding LLM class F420-dependent oxidoreductase → MTKGFRFGVGVMRGNSRTKLEDSARRAEALGFDVMHVPDHLGGPAPFPVMTVIAMATSTLRVGTFVMNSAFYRPALLARDVAALRDLSGGRLELGLGTGYVEEEFAAAGIPFPSARERVDHLRETTEYIAEHLPDVPIMIAGNGDRVLRIAARSADIIGLTGGDRPAGADEDPLADRIAFVQQAAGERFGDLELNIAVTAMPLDGSGMPDLTIPRHFLPGLSDDELLRHPGVLSGSTDEIAERVRGYRDTYGIGYVTVQDRHAEAFGKVIALLK, encoded by the coding sequence GTGACCAAGGGTTTCCGGTTCGGAGTCGGTGTCATGCGGGGTAACTCGCGAACGAAGCTCGAAGACTCCGCGCGCCGCGCCGAAGCGCTCGGTTTCGATGTCATGCACGTGCCCGACCACCTCGGCGGGCCGGCCCCGTTCCCGGTGATGACGGTCATCGCGATGGCGACCTCCACGTTGCGGGTCGGCACGTTCGTCATGAATTCGGCCTTCTACCGGCCGGCGCTGCTGGCGCGGGATGTCGCGGCGCTGCGCGATTTGTCGGGCGGGCGCCTCGAGCTGGGGCTGGGCACCGGATACGTCGAGGAGGAGTTCGCCGCCGCGGGGATTCCCTTCCCCAGTGCGCGCGAACGCGTCGACCATCTGCGCGAGACCACCGAGTACATAGCCGAGCACCTGCCGGACGTGCCGATCATGATCGCCGGCAACGGTGACCGGGTACTGCGGATCGCGGCCCGCTCGGCCGACATCATCGGCCTCACCGGCGGCGACCGGCCCGCCGGCGCGGACGAGGACCCGCTGGCCGACCGGATCGCGTTCGTCCAGCAGGCCGCCGGTGAACGTTTCGGCGATCTCGAGCTCAACATCGCGGTCACCGCGATGCCGCTCGACGGTTCGGGCATGCCGGACCTGACGATCCCGCGCCACTTCCTGCCCGGCCTCTCCGATGACGAACTGCTGCGCCATCCCGGGGTGCTGTCGGGGTCGACGGACGAGATCGCCGAGCGCGTCCGCGGTTACCGCGACACCTACGGGATCGGTTACGTGACCGTGCAGGACCGCCACGCCGAGGCGTTCGGCAAGGTGATCGCGCTGCTGAAGTAG
- a CDS encoding cytochrome C oxidase subunit IV family protein codes for MTGLRLLRSRAGASWVFLVAATIVSWAVGAEHGTGSTVAVVVLAIAAIKVRLVGLDFMELRHAPIPLRAAFECYCAGMWVLLSALYLWL; via the coding sequence GTGACCGGTCTTCGTCTTCTGCGCAGCCGGGCCGGGGCCAGTTGGGTGTTCCTCGTCGCCGCGACGATCGTGTCGTGGGCCGTCGGCGCCGAACACGGCACCGGCTCGACCGTCGCCGTCGTCGTCCTGGCGATCGCCGCGATCAAGGTGCGCCTCGTCGGATTGGACTTCATGGAGCTGCGGCACGCGCCGATCCCGCTACGGGCGGCCTTCGAGTGCTACTGCGCCGGCATGTGGGTGCTGCTGTCGGCGCTCTATCTCTGGCTTTAG